One Xyrauchen texanus isolate HMW12.3.18 chromosome 26, RBS_HiC_50CHRs, whole genome shotgun sequence genomic window, CGAGATAAATGTCAAATTGACCACGAAATGAAATACCCCTGCAGATTATACTGAACGGGTATCAGTTGACTTAAAATTAAAAGTACACGTTTAATAAGCTACTAAGCACTGTATAATAATTAGCAGTCAAatgatataattaattaattagcgTGTAAAGGAATGCAACATATTGCACCCATCACTTTAGGCTGCGATGGCAACGTAATGTCTGTTGGGAGAAATCCAGTGTTGATCGAGGCCCATTCTTTTTACACTCTCATCTGAGCTGTTATTGCATGTCGTTTTGAGACAATGTCTCACATAAATGGGCTGATGGCTGCTACACATCACTGCTCACTACCGCCCGACCAAAATGATTCAGCACTCCTACGTTATTCACAATTCACATTTACCTCTCGGGCTCTGATCCTGCAGGTATGGCGGAGCTGTGGGCGTGACATTCCCCGAGTTCGGTGCTGACAACAGCGGTGATCGTTCATCCATACCATCGGAGGCCATTATATCAAAAGATCAGCCGGCAGCACAGATAAACAACAACAGCAGCGACGAATGTTGGTCTCTCCGTCCCCTGCTCGTGATTGAGCACTAGGCTGTGGCCGTGGAGAGGCGGAGTCAAAGACGTAAACGGGGAGGATGAGAAATCACTGTTGGGTGGACGGGATCTCCATTCAGTCCACTGTAAATATTGCGCACCAGTTATTTCTCGACTCCTGTTATAATATTCATTTGACCTGGCAGTGGCACTATATATTTTGCTCAGAACGGGGGATAATAAATAACGATTTACTGTCATTTCGTTATACAATTCTACTATGGTGGAAGCTTtgcttatgaatattaattagccTACGTTACGTGACGTTCAATTATCAGTCAGCCTTACTGATTTGCTTATGGGGTGCTTCATAATACACCAAACATTCTCAACTGGTGACAGGTCAGGACtccaggcaggccaatctagatcccacactctctgctcacacagccatgcacttgagaTCTGGGGAGTACgttgtttgaagttgtcctgctggaaaatgcagggactagccatgctagttgatgttctgtttcaGGTACATCAGGAGGattcccactgaaacttcccgtgccccgtttcttgctctctcattggctgtaggtcaacgctgcagttgtatttagccaaaacatatttcacattgcgcgaTTTGTAAtcgtatggaggacaaaacatgcaaaaataataaataaatacataaataaataaatgtaattataagaaaataaataaaggaataaatgtcttgataaaacaaatataattagtttttaattaaagttattcctgaatttatttttgtatgacttttgttcctttatttattattttctctttttatttttattctttaaaactttttttattctttcatttgttttagtttattattattatttatttatgcattcatttatttttatatttatttattccaacatgtatttatttctatatttaaatattcccacatttatttatttttgtatttattcttacatttttgtctcttgtatgataattatgtgggctggtttcctcaacaaaaccacaaaatgagcaagtttcataaattatatgatttatccttgtccttttcttttttttctgtgtatataacttcatattttgatgtctgcaaatccatactattgatttctgatgttatgattgttcattgtaaaagatacaaccatgcttcatttccctgatcgtttatgtatgtatacatctgcaataaaaacatttttaaaactatagctgactcttcacatatatctagagagttgcgcgacatgcgaatgaagtcgataaccacgcatcaaataactatgtttcatttagaggtgcttattgatgttttaggagagctctatgctggtatgaatgtcgaagcacatcctggattgttaaactctctgcaaaacgtttccctgcatctTCAAAATCTGTGCAAGTCAAACCATGCTGAGGTGGGatgtccatctgcttccgataagtactattgagctctcaaccaatgatgcactggagctccgcaaggaccgcctccctcatttccatgttgcacacagataagtaaaaaataaatacatgtataaacaaataaatatatatgggaatatataaatatggaaataaatatatgtgggaataaataaatataaaaaaataaattaacacataaataaaacaaaaatatgcaaaataaatgaataaataattaaaagttaaaaagactaaaaataaagttaaaaataaatatagaaaataataaaggaataaagtcaaacaataataaattcaagaatacatttaattaaaaactaattatatttgttttatcaagacatttattcctttatttttttattattacatgtatttatttatttattatttttgcaggtttgggcctccatataatcgcagacaggtccagatatttaacagtCTAAATATCTCACTGACATCGGCGACACGTCTGTGCTTCTCTCACATCGCGTcttctttgatagttcatacattgcgatcgtcgctcacgggagcgagctccgatttgcctatgattaCAGGATATTATTAGTCACCcccacttatcatatcgcttcagaagtacctaattaatattcatgagcaaaaccagagattatttagcagagacgggcaacTTCTATTTAAACAAATGGGAGAAAATGGAAcccccaaccaagaagctctagcgctcaacggatgtagaaaggaagtcccgccttataggtaaaagagccaatcaccttttaaatatagacatcgcctgtcaatcaacacgGTAaagcacatgcgcattagctatacaaaccaggtaaattgtgtgttttagcaTAATACGAGGTAAAGAAGCATAATTTATTATTCCAATATTAtcaaattttattgctgatttgcaATATGTTCGTTGagagtaatcttgaccaaccgtttttgagatttcggtctttccccattcaagtagaaaggAGATGCACTGTCATGACAGGAAATAACCtcccgagagtgttccaaagatggccgacagtggactgacttgctaaaccTTCATAGTAGTTTGATTCGTATTTCGTTTCCAAGAGGCGTCGCACTACGCATGTCAGGCCAAGAGAAACAACATTTGCATGACGACTGAGGCGCTCACGTAAACGAATTCACGTAAGAACAGCATCTTTTACAAGTATTCATATATAATATAAGACAAATCCGCTTCAGTGTTAGACACGGGAATTATCGACTGGATCCGATCTAATTAGCTTTGTTTTTAGTGAACATGTCAGTACGAGTTGGTGTAGTGTTAAGGCCTACGAATGGTTTATATAATGGTTATGTGTCTGTTTCTTACTTCGTACTTTCTGCTAAAACATCAAAGCCGTGACCAGACCTCAGGTCGTCCAGCTGTCATAAATCACTTACAAGAGGACAGCTGTCGTTTCGGCAAATACAATGATTGGTGTCACTGTCCGATCACTGACATCGTGCCGAGAATCATTCTCTCGGTTATATACTCTGTCGTGTTGACATGAGTCATGACTGTCCCAGATGATGTATCACGGCGGATAAAAATGAGTGTAAGTGTTGCTAGGGTCCAAATCTTTTCTACTGTTATGCATTGCAGCTGCGATTGCTGAAGTTCAGGCCGTTTAaacagctttatttatttattaagtgtgTTTATACCTATACAATATGTTTGGACCTGCTAAGCAAAGTTGTTTtagtatttggccattttattttattggtttttgaCTTAAGCCATCCCAGACAGCGTAATTTTCGAATCCTCCTCTAGTGGATTTTTGTGACGTAGTGGATGTTTTGGTTTTTATGCGTTACACTGAGTACATTTTTACTTAGTATcagtatttagttttttttttatgttgtcgcctttttcacccaatttggaatgtcaaattcccaatttgctctaagtcctcgtggtggaccTCAATACGGGTgggaacacacattttaattgcacttatttgttttttccagtttcatttgaatttttagttaaaataaataaaaaataaagtgcagagtttgaaatcaaggtgtcttgctttattgtgtaggcctaACCCTGCTTAAagaaaattatcccatagtaccacctagtgtCCAGCCAGCGGTAATACTGTTGTTCGTCGATTTGAACGTtgcaccgtttttttttttttaactagtgatcttattatttagataacaagAATATTAATGaatctcataagcttcgaagcCAGATAGCAGCCTTAACATTGCCAAGCGccatatttaatgtaatattttcatatttttcaaaTAAGTGTCAAAATAGCAAAGGTGTagaattagttttttatttaggATTAATTTAGGATTAAAACACTCAGATGTCATACATTTGCCAACATAATTGCAACCCTCATGGAAAAAAATAGACATACTCAAATATTTACTTAAGTGTGAAAACAtgtaatggataaaaaaaaaaaaaaaacctgcagaaAGACAATATAACAAAaagcaataaatgtaaaaattgttcaacattaaaaataaaaccatATCTAAAgaaaatagtaaaatataaacatttactatGTAATGGATACATTAATATTACAAAAGCAAGCAATAAATATACAAATGATAAACAATCAAATAAGCTACAAAAGACAATAGAActgaaacaaacaataaatgtaaaaatgagacattaaatatttttggaaaaaaataaatgttaaactgAACTGGTAAAATAAAAGCaacctaaaaataaaagaaacacatttgTAAGCTATCATTCAAAATGACAGTTTTGATATTATAATTTTCCCATATATGAATTGGGAAAATTCATTTCCCTGAATgtaccacgtttatctgtacaaacaatagtacgcaagtataaacaccatgggaccacgcagccatcatactgctcaggaaggagatgcattctgtctcctagagatgaacatagattggtacaaatcaatcccagaacaacagcaaaggaccttgtgaagatgctggaggaaacaggttgacaagtatctatatacgcagtaaaaatgagtcctatatctaCATAGcccgaaaggctgctcagcaaggaagaagccaatgctccaaaactgctataaaaaagacagactacattttgcaagtgcaaatggggacaaagatcttactttttggagaaatgtcttctggtctgatgaaacaaaatttgaactgtttggtcataatgaccatcgttatgtttggaggaaaaagggtgatgcttgcaagccgaagaacaccatcccaaccgtgaagcatgagggtggcaggattgtgttgtgggagtgctttgctgtaggagggactggtgcacttcacaaaatagatggcatcatgaggaaggaaaatgatgtggatatattgaagcaacatctcaagacatcagccagaaagttcaagcttggtcgcaaatgggtcttccgaATAGACAATGgccccaagcataccttcaaagttgttgcaaaatggcttaaggacaacaaagtcaaggtattggagtggccaccacaaagctccaatctgatagaaaatttgtgggcagaactgaaaaagtgtgtgcgggTAAGGAGGCAACCAAACCTGACTCaggtacaccagttctgtctggaggaatgggccaaaattaaagcaagttattgtgagaagcttgtggaaggctacccaaaacgtttgacccaagttaaacaatttaaaggcaatgctaccaaatactagtgtatgtaaacttctgacccactgggaatgtgaggAAATCAATAAATCATTAGTTCtgttattattctgacatttcacattcttaaataaagtagtgatcctaactgacctaagacagggaatgcttCCTACGATTAcatttcaaaaaattatttgtaatgaaCTGCTCCAAAtagttcacaaatcggactgaacGCTCTGGTTTCAAAAGTTCTCACGTCACcagtacaatgagtcgctcgCAGCAGTTCTTGTGTCTGACATACTGAGAACTGTTGAGCTGCTGATACTTGGCATGTGTGTGCAGTGTTATTAAGCGGGGTGAAATGCATGTTTCtgatgtattttgctgaacagcagaaattatttcaaaacgtactggaaatatgtttattgCTTGATTGTACTTCCGTTTTATCAACATATGATGATAACCCAGTCGCGAGAGttctcaacagtacactgatccatgGAGAGCAGCTCTCGAGTtcacagtacactgaactgagaatcgcctctttcagTTTCGAAAGCGAGTGAGCTGAATGAGGGGGGCGAAACATTTCAGTCGAgagatgtaaattaattttactattgagtattctgcatgcaaattatatttgaagttgttatgagctggatcatggtttctgtaaaaagggtgagttgattaagacttgtttatttactttatatGCTTCCGAGAAATACATCTGCATTTGTATATCATTGAGAGTATTgcgtgctttaggtgcaaaactttaatgtagaaAACGTATCGAAGATGTgcgatcactgaatgaaacactgacaataaacacccttattataACTTCactgaataaaatgtaataatcagcaatatgcacttacaaatggctttattgaatgtgtttgagcGTGTATTCCACGACTCCGGGGTATTATCATTATGTGTAGCACCGGTTCATTGAAacgaactgtccgaaagaaccggtTTTCGGAAAATAATCGGAATTCTCATCACTATGGCATGCTTGTTAGTGCTGATAATGAGTCTGTGCATAATGTATTGCTGTTCTCATTGTTGTATTTCTACCCATTCAGGAGTTAGAAATATGACAATTCTGTAGTCAATACTGATTTACGATCAGCTGTCCATTTTGTGATTTTAAAACTGTGCCATAAAAATGGCGGCCACTTTACTTCCAGAATCTGGGTCTTTTGAACTATCTGTATATATCTacatatatttttgaaacaatatTTCTAAAAAGGCATCTTTGTTATAAATTTCATAATGTAGCTGGATATGAATCGAGGCCATTGAAAGGTTGAACATGATCAGAATCGTCTCTTGTAAACACAGACTCAATCCAGCTAGAAATAAGCCGAAAGTGTGTCTTGTGTTTATCCGCACTCATGCCACAATTCAGCTGACGTCATGTCTTTATTTAATTTGGCATACCAGATCTCAGCCAATTTTGGTTGACCAGACCCAAGCCAATGTTCAGGCAAATTAATGTCTGTCTTTGCGTTGTTTCTTTTGGTTGACCAAACTCACAATAGACTTCAGCCAAATGctatttcacacaaaggtgttaAAATGTCACTGCCATAACCAAACCAGAAGTGCCAAAAAAAGCTGGATTTGGCCCACATCTTCTTGCTATCTGGGTCTGGGATCTCGCATAATTCtgattctgttttatttgtttgttgtactGTTCCATTCTTTAGTAAAGATTTTGTTCTGTTTGATTTATTCAAATTAAGGATTCTATTCTctattaaagattatattttgttCAATTGCCTATTATAGATTCCATTATATTTAATTCCCTTTTAAAGATACTGTTCAATTTGATTCTCTATTACATATTCTGTTCTATTCGATTAATCGAATGGGTTAATAACTGGTTAACCAATAATCACcaatcaaacaacaaaacaagCATGACAAAGCTCTATACTGGCTAAAACAAAACAGGCTCATGGAACAGATATGCATTTTTAGCAATAGTTATTACCTGggtatgaaattaacttttttgtccACCAGTTATAGTGGCACATGAATGCACAGTTTTACCAGCCActttcatattatatatattctgtctgtctgtccttctatctatttatctatctaatCACAgctgtacagagcagttatctgagttatcgtagactttgtcagttcaaaccagtctggccattctctgttgacctctctcatcaacaaggcatttcattccacagaactgctgctcactggatgttttttgtttttggtaccatgcggagtcaattctagagacttgtgctttaaaatcccaggagatcagaagttatagaaatactcaaaccagccaatctggtaccaacaatcggTCCAAATAATTTAGATGGtactgatggttgatgtcaacattaactgaagctcctgacccgtatctgcatttattatgttttaagattatataagtgctttacactgtgagtCATTCacccattaacacacacacaccccaatgacggcagagctgccatgaaaggcgctagcctgccattgggagcaacttggtgttcagtgtcttgcccaaggacattttggcatgtggagacatgtgggccaggaatcgaaccaccaacactgcgattagtggccgacccgctctaccacctgagccacagccgccctacaTCCGACTACATCactcatttaattaaatgtactaGTCTGTATTGAAGATTCcctattattttatttctgttcaaTTCGATTCCCTATTAAAGATAATGTTCTATTAGATTTTGTTCTCTTTAAAAAGAAACCTTAATAGTAATCCTTTCCATTCTCTATTAAAGAATCTGTTCTATCCAATGCTTTATTAGGGAAgagattattaaataaatgtgcagTTGTCTAGTAAATTCTGGGGTTTTCTGAAAGCGTACGTATATTTGTAGCaataatttatgtttttcatCCATATTAAAACATTGCTGTTATCACCAGGTGTAAAAAATGGGGAAGGCTCTTTCCCACCTGCCTAAGCATACCTGTCATGATGACTGTCAGGATAGCCTGACTTCATCACCTGTCTACAGTGCTATGCAAACTGATGAGAGCAAGAATGGGGCTGATGTGTCGCAGTTCCCATATGTTGAGTTCACTGGCCGAGACGGCATTACCTGCCCCACGTGCCATGGCACTGGAAGAATCCCACGGGGTAAATTTGTAAATTGATAATACTTTATGAAGTATCTTTTTGTCCAGAGTTTCTGTTGAAATCTAATTGATTACATAAAGTGAATGTTTTAAAATAACCCATTTAGAAATGTCATCTCTCACAAAAATGACTTGATATGTTAAATATGACACACTGTGACATGTTTATGCAGGCCAAGAAAACCAGCTGGTGGCCCTGATCCCATACAGTGACCAAAGGCTGAGACCAAGGAGAACGTAAGAGATACGATTTTCATACTGGCCACATCTAATGCATTCATGCAAGTAGTCTACACCCATTTAGACTTATTATTAAAttctttcattaaaatatatttggcaCTTTAAGAGGAACATTTTGTGAAACAGAAGTATCACCTCTAGCATGATAACACCTGTTGGTTATCTCACTCTGCTGTTATTATATTTGAACATCTGAACCGGTCATCACAAATATATGAAAACATTAATTTGGACTACATTATAGGAATAATATTATACATCCTATTACTTTGTAGATGTGAGTGTAAAGACATGGGGGAAAAATGAGTTTTTGATAAAACACATTCAGCTAATTAATGTTATATGTCTTACAGCAAGCTGTATGTGACTGCTTCAGTCAGTTTGTGCCTGCTGCTCTCCGGCCTGGCTGTGTTCTTCCTTTTCCCACGTTCCATTGATGTGAACTATGTGGGAGTGAAGTCTGTGTACGTTTTGTATGACCAGAGCAAACGCATCGTTTATCTCAATATTACTGTAAGTTCCCCTTGAGCAATTTTCAAACTACAAATGAATGTTGTActctcacatttttttttaaagtgtctgATGGTCACGAGAAGAAAAACATGTGCTGGTGTGCTCAGAAGcctgaaaacatttttacaacaaAGGTGCTCTTTGGTAGGATGGACTAttagtagtaaaaaaaaatggatCCAAGACACACTTCAATGTGAAAAAAaggttaaaaagcctttattcaaATTATACAAATGGGTTGGAAAGTCGTGCATAGCAGCAGAAAAGGCCTTCCTCAGGGTGCGTTTGAATAATGGCTTTTTTGACAATAATAATGACTTTATTCCACATTGAAATGTGTATTGGACTAGTCTTTTTCATTTCTAACTGTGTATTTTCTTTAGGAGTAACTAAAgtgatagtttaaccaaaaattaaaattctactaaaaatgtagtttgaaacctGTATGTATTTAGTTGGCTGCcttacaaaggcaaaatgcagtgaCTATGCCaagattataaaatataaaaatggaatcATATTTATTTGGATTTAGTGTAGATTTTATATTTCACACTTTGTTTATTTCGAATCTGAGCATAGCTGACCCTAAAATGTTTGTCttaggacagatcatagtctaagaccCAGTTTGTACCTGATATTCTGATGtgtttcaggtgatccgatcagAAGTGGTCAGtgttaaatacaggtgtaaatggggtctaaaacattttgtgactggatcgagagaaaaaaacacatcgcatttgaggtgtaaacactaattCATGTTGATTATCAAGCTCACCTATCAATCAACctctgcgctaaaacaagagatTTAACTTTGCTACTTAGCTgctgctttaaaaggaaataatcgTCCTGTCGGAAAATTTAAAAGGCGGAAACATAAACAAGCACGAGAGCTCCTTCAGTGTATCTTACATCAACGTGCagggacacagatgagaagcatacaCATCAGAAGCAAAACTAATAGAGGTACTCCACTAAGACAAAGGATAATTTTActcaaaatgttgcatttgttcTTTAAGTTTCAACTGCATCTGAGAGAAACAGTGCACCggtttttttgtgctttatttgTCTTTTCTGATTTTTCAGCGGTTTATTAtcttgcagtaacacactgacatagtgattgatgtatgttgtcatgagtccctcccctccaaatctgaacacaagtggtcacaggagatttatttaagtgaccaggtgtaaacatcgATTTGTCTTACCTGACCACTTATTATCGGATTACCCGAGATGcatctttttctcccaatttctctctaagttctcatggtggcgtagtgactcgcctcaatccgggtggcagaggacggatCTCAGCTGCccccgcgtctgagaccgtcaacccttGTGgaaaaaaagaccataagacagttgcagctcataccgaacgctgctgccaggattctgagcagaaccagaaaatatgaacatatcacaccagtcctcaggtctttacactggctcccagttacatttaggattgattttaaagtattattactggtatataaatcactcaatgggctaggacctcaatatattgcagatatgctcactgaatataaacccaacagatcactcagatcattaggatcacatcagctagaaataccaagggttcactctaagcaaggagagtctgcttttagctattatgccagccgcagctggaaccagcttccagaagagatcagatgtgctcctacagtagtcacattcaaatccagactcaaaacacatctgtttagctgtgcatttactgaatgagcactgtgccactgtgtgtcctactgtttgtactgtattttattttatattctaaactgtttcaattattcttatttttttattcttattttaatctcttctatgtaaagcactttgaattaccattgtgtatgaaatgtgctatataaatagaCTTGCCTGGCCTTGCCTTgtgtcttatcacgtggctcgttgaggaCGTTACCACTGAGACATAGCGCAAAGGCCcacgccatccaccacggcattctatgcacaactcgccatgcaccccacagagagcgaaccacattttagccatcacgaggaggttaccccgtgtgactctaccctccctagcaaccgggccagtttggttgcttaggagacctggctggagtcactcagcacgccctgggattcgaactcgcgaatgccagtggtggtagccagcgtctttaacactgtgctacccaggccccaagacACTCCCtttataaccacaagacataaaaaatatgtgtttaaacatgatttagtgtgataaaatcacttcattACCATGTTGATATGATGTCAACGAGCCCTAAAGCGACTttaaaaactacaatttaaacaactttacaggtcaaataatacacaagttttaacagaataatgcaattgcttttataaaataataagcttcacatttctgtgttaaaaccctccaaaaatttgccccattcacttccattgtaagtccctcactataacctccatttttgttttttttaaagaaaaggaggga contains:
- the LOC127619912 gene encoding transmembrane protein 106B-like — encoded protein: MGKALSHLPKHTCHDDCQDSLTSSPVYSAMQTDESKNGADVSQFPYVEFTGRDGITCPTCHGTGRIPRGQENQLVALIPYSDQRLRPRRTKLYVTASVSLCLLLSGLAVFFLFPRSIDVNYVGVKSVYVLYDQSKRIVYLNITNLLNITNNNFYSVDVANITAQVQFSKTVIGKTRVSNIISIGPLDMKQIDYMVPTTIADEMSYMYDYCTLQSIKVHNIVVMMQITVTAVYFGHAEQVSQEMYQYVDCGGNTTSLHEYSLNTPWSG